GTCATCGAGGATGTGGTGGGCGACGGCGAGATGATCCGGGTCCTGGCGCGGACCCGGGATGTGCCCTGTCCCTGCCCGATGTGCGGGGTCCCGACGGGGAAGGTGCACGGATACCACGTCCGGACCGTTGCGGATGTGCCGGTCGATGGCCGCCGGGTCGTGGTCAACGTCCGGGTACGACGCCTGGTCTGCCCGGTCCTGGGCTGTCGGCGGCAGACCTTCCGCGAGCAAGTCCCTGGGCTGATCGAGCGACTGCAGCGCCGCACCACGCGTCTGACCAGCCAGGTCTCGAGCGTGGTTAAAGAGTTATGTGGCCGGGCGGCTGCCCGGCTCACCCGGTTACTGAGCGTGCCCGTATCGTTCGCCACCGCCCTGCGAGTGCTGCGGGGAATCCCCCCGCCGACGCTGCGGATCCCGAGGGTGATCGGTGTCGATGACTTCGCCCTGCGCCGCCGTCACCGCTACGCCACGATCATCATCGATGCCGAGACCGGGGAACGCGTCGATGTCCTGCCCGACCGCGAGGCCGCCACATTGGAGGCGTGGCTGCGCGGGCAGAAAGGGATCGAAGTCGTGTGCCGGGATGGCTCGGCCACCTACGCCGAGGCGATCCGCCGGGCTCTGCCCGACGCGGTGCAGGTCAGCGACCGCTGGCATCTGTGGCGGAACCTGTGCGACAAAGTTCTGGCCGAGGTCCGCGCCCACGCCCCCTGCTGGGCCACCGTCAACGCGCCCCGGCCCGGCGGCGTCCGCGAGCAGACCACCCGCGAGCGCTGGCACAAAGTCCACGCCCTCATCGACTCCGGCGTCGGCCTGCTCGACTGCTCCCGCAGACTGAACCTCGCCCTGAACACCGTCAAGCGCTACACCCGCATCCCTGAACCACCCGCGGATCGCATCGCCCCCCGCTACCGGCCCACCCTCGTCGACCCCTACCGCGACCACCTGCGCCGACGCCGGTCCGACAACCCGGCCGTTCCCGTCACGCACCTCCTGCACGAGATCAGAGAACTGGGCTATACCGGCAGTGCCAACCTGCTGGTCCGCTACCTCAATCAGGGCCGCGCAGAAGGCGACCGCCCCGTGACAACCCCCCGCCGCGTTGCCCGGCTCCTGCTCACCCACCCCGAGCACCTGTGGACCAAGGACACCGACCTGCTCGGCCTCCTCACCGCGGCATGCCCGGAGATGACCGAACTCGCCCGACTCACCGGCGAGTTCGCCGGGTTCCTGACCCCGGCCCAGGCCAACGACGACAAGCTCACCCAGTGGATCGCCA
The genomic region above belongs to Streptomyces sp. B21-083 and contains:
- a CDS encoding ISL3 family transposase produces the protein MRDINSLVLTVFSGLSALVIEDVVGDGEMIRVLARTRDVPCPCPMCGVPTGKVHGYHVRTVADVPVDGRRVVVNVRVRRLVCPVLGCRRQTFREQVPGLIERLQRRTTRLTSQVSSVVKELCGRAAARLTRLLSVPVSFATALRVLRGIPPPTLRIPRVIGVDDFALRRRHRYATIIIDAETGERVDVLPDREAATLEAWLRGQKGIEVVCRDGSATYAEAIRRALPDAVQVSDRWHLWRNLCDKVLAEVRAHAPCWATVNAPRPGGVREQTTRERWHKVHALIDSGVGLLDCSRRLNLALNTVKRYTRIPEPPADRIAPRYRPTLVDPYRDHLRRRRSDNPAVPVTHLLHEIRELGYTGSANLLVRYLNQGRAEGDRPVTTPRRVARLLLTHPEHLWTKDTDLLGLLTAACPEMTELARLTGEFAGFLTPAQANDDKLTQWIATVRTAGLPHLHSFCNGLELDRAAVNAGLTLPHHNGRTEGVNTSTKKIMRQMHGRAGFDLLRHRILLQ